The following is a genomic window from Trueperaceae bacterium.
TCGCAGCCAGCTGGAGAAGCCGAATTACTCTCGTGACCGTCCTGCTGCTGGTCCTCACCGGCGACCTCGCCTTCTCCCAGCAACCGGACGACCCGCTCGCCGGCTCCACCCCCGAAGTCCTGGGAAGCATGACGCCGGGACAGGGGAACGGGAACGCCCTGGTTTTCATGCGACTGACGATGGAACCTGGTGCCTCCATCCCGGCTCATCACCATCCCGGCGCAGTGGTTGTCGTCGTCCAGTCGGGGATCTTCGGTACCGAGTTCATCGAAGGCGAGGGAACGGTCGCACGCTACGGCGAGCAGGGGACCGAACTACTGACCGCAGGACACGAGATAACGATGGGCCCTGGCGACAGCCTCTCCTACGAGGGCGCGGTCCACACGATGAGGAATGACGGCCCGGGGGAACTCGTACTGCTGGTATCGGCCCTGCTGGATCCGGAGCAACCGGGATTCATCTTCATGAACGCTGCACAACAGTAGTCTCCTGCCGGTTCGACAGCAGCGGAGGGGCGATGCGGACAGCGTCGCCCCCTTCCCCGCCTGCTTCTGTATCAGGGCGCGACCGGTTCGACCGAGTAGGTGAGTTTCGGTCTGCTCGCTACGTAGGTCTGCCCAGCCTCGATGGCCTCAGCCTCCGTCATGAACAGGTGCGGCTCCTGCCCATCCATAATGAAT
Proteins encoded in this region:
- a CDS encoding cupin domain-containing protein; translated protein: MIAASWRSRITLVTVLLLVLTGDLAFSQQPDDPLAGSTPEVLGSMTPGQGNGNALVFMRLTMEPGASIPAHHHPGAVVVVVQSGIFGTEFIEGEGTVARYGEQGTELLTAGHEITMGPGDSLSYEGAVHTMRNDGPGELVLLVSALLDPEQPGFIFMNAAQQ